The Mesorhizobium opportunistum WSM2075 DNA window CATCGAATTGAACTTCTGCGTGTCGCCGGCCGCCAGGGTCACCGAATCGTAGTGGTTCAGATAGTCGGCGGCGCAGCCTGTCAGCGCGCCGGCGCACAATATGAGGATCAAGGCGCTATTTCTTGACATAGAGCATCTTGTCCTTCGATTTGAAGTCGAGCATGTGGCCATAGGGGCCGGTGACGCCGTCGCCCGTTTCATATTTGCGGATCATGTCCTTGTTCACCTCGAGCTGACCGAGCACGAAGAACTCGGGATCGTTGGCCGGTCTGGTCTTGTCGAACGGCGTCGCCAACTGTTCGCCGGGCTTCACCGGCCGCACAATGTGCGGCGTGACGATGACCACCAGCTCGGTTTCTTCCTTCTGGTTGCTCGAATTGCGGAACAGCGTGCCGATCACCGGCACCTGGCCGAGCCACGGCACCTGGTTCTGGAGCTTGGTGGTCTTGCTGGACAGCAGGCCGCCGACCGCGAAGCTCTGGCCATCGCGCAGTTCGACGACCGTATCCAATTTGCGGTTGGTGAAGATCGGGTCGCCGGCGCTGGTGAAGCCGGTCAGGTCGCTCACCTCTGGCGCCAAACTGATATGGATCTTGTCGTCGGCGAGCACGATCGGCGTGAACTGAAGATTGACGCCGAATTGCTTGTACTCGATCTGGATCAAGCCATCCTTGGTGACACTGCGGATCGGCACCTGGCCGCCTGCGTTGAAGCTGGCCGGCTCGCCGGAAAGCGTGGTGAGATTGGGGTTCGCCAACGTGCGCACCACGCCCTTGGCCTCGAGCGCCTCGATAATCAGATCGACTTTGATGTTGCTGTCGATAATCTGGGTGATTAGTGACGCGAAAGGATTGGTTTTCGACAGCAGACCCGTCACCAGGGTTCCTGGATCCGCTCCGGGTGGAGTAGTAGCTGCGATGCCGGTTCCAAAAATGGTTGCACTGCTGCCTCTACTACGGAACGACACGCCGAGGTCGCGACCGGCGTTGCGCTTGGCTTCCAGAACGCGCACTTCCAGATTGACCTGCTGGCTGTCATCCACGGTGACCGAATTGATGATGGCGTCGGGACCATATTGCTGCGCCACCTGCATGATGGCCTCCAGCGTGGCGCCGTCCTTGACATGGCCGCCAAGCCTGACCTTGCCGTTGATCGAACCGATTTCGATGCGCGACCGTGGCGATACCTGGCGGATGGCCTGGGCCATGTCACTGACGTCGACGCCGACCTCGATCTGAATGACGCCGAGCGAGCGCTTGTCGGTGGAGAACAGATTGACCGTGGTGGTGCCGGCGCCCTTGCCGATCACATAGAGCGTCCGGTCGGTCATCGGCTGCGCATCGGCGATCTTCTCGTCGCCGACGACGATGTCACCCAGATTGGCATTCACCTGGATCGTCACCGATTGCGACATCGGCAGGAACACACGATGGACGCTAGGGTTCGACACGTCGATAAATCTGTCAGCCGCATCGGCCGCGAGGCTCGTCAGCAACAACGCGCCCAGACAGGACAACGCCGCCGCCCCCATCCTCAACCAAGACCCCTGCATCCCCGTCTCCCCACTCGCTGCCCGCGGCAGCGCCAAACTCATCACCGCGCTGCTGTTATGGTTGTCGCGGCACGTCATATGTCTCGAGCTTCACACCCCGAAATACGCCCACAGTCACCTGTTTAGGCGGTTCCGGCTGCACGTATTTGACCACTTCCTTGACGACTTCCCCGGTTTCCGGAGCCGACACCACGGCCGGGGCAGGCTTCACCTTGCCCAACTCGTCGAGGCGGCTTCCCACCCGCTCCACCGCCTGGGTCAGTCCGGCAATCTTGTCCTCGGCATGCTTGCGCTCGGCAGCGGCTTCCGCTTCTGCGGCGGCCTTCTTGTCGAGCTCGGCTTGCCTTTTGGCGACGTCCGCCGGCGTTTCGCCGGTCAGGTCGGAAAGTGTAATCCGTTCGGTCGTCTCGCCTTTGCTGGCGGCGGCCTGGCGCAGCGCCAGCGACAATTGGCCGGCGCCCGCCGCCAAAGTCAGCTTCTGCGCATCCTTGGTGCTGGCCTCCAGTGTCACGGATTTCACCACTGTCGGGCTGTCCTTGCTCTCATCGGCCACCTGGTCGACGGCGAGCACCTTCATGCTCTGCAGCAAGACATCGACAAAACTTTTGTCCGTGCCGTCGTCGTCGCGCACGGTGCGTGTCAGGAGTATGTCGACCCGGTCGCCTGGGAAGACAAAGCCGGCGACGCCAAGCACGTCGTTGACCCTGATGGAAACGGCTTTCATGCCTTCGCCAAGCACCGCCGAAAGAGTGGCGCGCTGGCCGGGCCCTGTGATCTTGGTTGCGAGGACCGGCTCATTGACGCCGATCGACTGCAACGCCTGCTTGGTGCCTCCGCCAACCGGGAGATCCTTGGTCAGGAGTTCTTCCGTCGTCTTGAAGGCGCCGGCCGGAACCGCGCCCGCAGGCCAGGCGACTTCGCGCAATTTGTCGGCGGACAGTATATCGCCGAACTTCAGCGCCACCGCAGCCACCACGACCGTGTCGCGCTGGACTTCATTCGTCTGCGCAATCGCGCCACGCTGGTTGGCCAGCCAGATATTGGCCAGCACAACGGCCAAAACGCCGAAGACGCCGGCAAGGACAATCATGATGATGGTGTTCGCGCGCATAGCCCAACCCGCCCATTGGCTTACGATCGCCCCTCAAGAGACAATCGCCTTTCGTCCGAAAGAGTCGGCCCAGGCAACTGCCCGGGCCGACTCCAAGTTGTTACGCCGGATTCGGCGATGAGGTCGTCAACGTGCTGTTGAGCGTAACCCACTTGCCGCTGACCCAGGTGCCGACCAGTGCAACAGTGGCGATGACCGCGACCGTGATGATGCCGAGCAGCACTGTATATTCGACCATTGCAGCGCCGTTCTCGTCGTCGCGGAACTGCCGGGTCATCGTCATGAGCTTCTTCATGTCAATTTCTCCCTTTGGAGGTTTGAACCCGACGAGACAGAGCTAGGAATGAACCCCATACCCAAGCATCCCCCGTCACCTCAATCCTAGGTCCCACGAAAAAGCAGAGTCAAATGCGATTAAGTGTTTGTTTACGTTTGAATACCTGATCGGGCGGGGTTTCAGTCGGTTTTAATTTTGACAAGACCTTGATTCGATTAATTTTTCAAGTGATCTTAACCATTCGTTCACAATTTAGCGCTAGCTTATATAGCGGCATGAAATATTAGCAATACCGCATATCCCTTTATATCTAGGGGGTTACGGGGAGTTTCCGGCACAACGCCATATGTTGCGCTCCGCAAGGTTCCGTCAGGCTGGACGAGGAGGAGCCTCGGGTAAATAAAAACGATATTTTTGGCGCCGCTTGCTTAACTATGTTGTAAGTAATGGCTCGCGGTTCGTTCCCAGGCGCTTGCCCGCTCCCGTGGTTAATGATTAGTTTAGACAATTCGAATGTAGCGGGGGCTAATTTTTCGTGTTGAGTCGATCGGAAGCCGGGCAGGCGGGAGGTGGGGAGCGGTTCGCAAGACCACTGCCGGATCGCGCACGCGACGTGACCCAGCTAGGCGCCAATGCATATTCGCGGTTCGATTCCAGACGGATTTTTCACAAGAGCCGGGTTCTCGTCCTGATTGTGGCCTTGCTCATGGGGCTTGGGGCCGTAGACTTGATCTGGCTTCCGTTCTCGAATGTGGCTGTCGCCCCAAGTTTCTGGATCGATACCGCCTCCATAGTGGTGCCTTTGGGCGTGCTGTGGGCGTCTCTTGGGGCGATGCGCTACCAGTTGCGCAAGACACCTTTTCGCTATCGCGGCATCGTGAGGGAGTTGGCGGGCAGGACCGAGGCGCTGGTAGGGAACTTCAGTGTTGTCACCTTGTTCTCGGTAGGGCTCCTGCTGTTCTCCTATCTGGCGAGCGCGACAAGCCGGCCTTTGATGGATAAATATCTGGCTGCGGGGGATGCTGCCTTGCACTTCGATTGGGTTGCCTATGTCGGTGGGCTGAACAATCACCCCTGGATTGCGGCCGCGCTTTCGCAAGCCTATTTCAGTCTGAAGATTCAGCTGTTGCTGCCGACGGCAATCCTGGCCTTTACCGGTCGATCGGGCCGCCTGTTGGAATACGCCGCTCATTTTGGGCTTGCCGGTTGTCTGACGTGCCTGATCGCAATGGCCGTGCCGGCGGCCGGCACTCTTTATTTCTACCACCCTTCGCCGGATCTTCTGAGTGCCTTTGCTCCCGGCGCCGGATCGCGGCATCTGGAACAGCTTTACGCGCTCCGCACGCAGCAGCCGTTCCTGATCGAGCATCCGGAAGGCCTTATCACATTCCCATCCTTCCACTCCGCCCTGGCCGTGATATTCGTCTACTCGGTGCGCGGCATACGCTTCGTGGCGCTGCCTGTGTTCCTGCTTGACGCCATGCTGTTATTGGCCACGCCGGCCGAAGGCGGTCACCATCTGGTGGACATTCTCGCCGGTGTCTTGATCGCGGCTGCGGCGATTCAATCTGTCCGCTTGATTGGCGGCGCCGGCGCCTTGCGATCGGCAAACAGTTTCAGGGCAGGCGAATTCGAGGGCAGCACAAAATGCTAGGCCGTTTCCTCAAGGGACCGGCAGAACAGCCGGCACAGCAACGTGTGTCGCTGCCTGCGGCGCCAACGCCGGCGATCCCGGACCTTGCGCCGCACGGCGATGAGTTCCTTGCTTTGAAAGTCGATCTCCATCGGCATCTAATTGACCGGTTCAACCTCACGGCGCTTGAAACGGCGTCGAAGGACGAGATCCTGAACGAGATCCTGCCGATCGTTCGCGAATTCGTTCGTGGTCGAAACGTGCCGCTGAACGCCCGCGAGCTCGACCAGCTTACAAGCGACACCGCCGACGAGATGCTCGGATTGGGGCCGATCGAACCATTGCTCAAGGACGATTCCATCGCCGACATATTGATCAACACGCACAAGCGCGTGTTCATTGAACGGCGCGGCGTGATCGAGGAAACGTCGATCCGCTTCCGTGACGAGGCGCATTTACTGCGTGTCATCAACAAGATCGTCTCGGCCATTGGCCGGCGCGTCGATGAATCAGCGCCCATGGTCGATGCCCGTCTGGAAGATGGCTCGCGCGTCAACATCGCGGTGCGCCCGATCTCCGTGGACGGCCCGCTAGTTTCGATCCGCAAATTCTCCAAGAACCCTTACTCGCTTGAACGCCTGATGGTACTCAATTCGATCCGGCAGCCAATGGTCGATCTGCTGCGGATCGCCGTGCAAGCGCGCAAGTCGATCCTGGTTTCGGGCGGCACCGGCAGCGGCAAGACGACCCTGCTCAACGCGCTGTCGAGCTACATTCCGTCCAAGGAGCGCCTGATCACCATTGAGGACGCTGCGGAACTGCAATTGCAGCAGCCGCATGTCGGCCGGCTGGAGACGCGCCCGCCCAACGTCGAGGGCAAGGGCGAGGTGCGTCAGCGCGAATTGCTGAAGAACGCGCTGCGCATGCGGCCGGATCGCATCATTGTGGGCGAGGTGCGCGGCGAGGAAGCCTTCGACATGCTGCAGGCGATGAACACCGGCCATGAGGGCTCGATGACCACCATCCATGCCAACACGCCGCGCGATGCGATATCGCGGCTTGAGCAGATGGTCGGCATGGCCGGCATGCCGATGAGCAACGATTCCATCCGGGCGCAGATTGCGTCCGCCATCGACATCATCGTCCAGACACAGCGTCTTTCGGATGGAGGCAGGCGCGTAACATCCATATCGGAGCTGACCGGCATGGAAGGCAATGTCGTCCAGCTTCAGGAAATCTATCACTTCGTTCGCCGCGACGTTGGCACGGATGGAACGATTATCGGCGAGTTTCGCGCCACTGGTGTTCGACCGCGCTTTGCCCAGGAGGCGGCGACGCTTGGCCATCAGTTCGCCAAGGATGCCTTCAATCCTCAGGTTCCGTTATGATCCCGACCGGCCAGACCCTGCTCTACTTCATTTATGTCTTGGCGGCCGCCTCGGTGATTCTCGCCGCCGAGTCATTTTTTCTGTCCTTCGCTGGGCGACGGACGAGGGCAGGAATCATCAACCGGCGCTTGCGACGACTGGGTGAGGACTCGCCCGCCGAACAAAGCCTGCAAGGCCTACTGCAAGAGCGCGGCCTGACGGCCTCGGGCGATTTTATTTTCGGCGCGGTAGCTTTGAACCGGCTTTATACGCAATCCGGCATAACCGGTAACCCGTTGGCATTTGCCGCGGTATTCCTGCTTGCCGGTCTGGTGCTGGCGCTGATGCTGCCATTGCTGTTGGGTTTCTCTGCCATCGTCGCGGTCATTGTCTTTCTACTCGTCGGCCTCGTCCTGCCACTCATGGTATTGCGGCGCGCGCGAAACAAAAGAATCCAGAAATTCGCCGCGCAACTCCCGGATGCGCTCGACATGATCGTGCGCTCGTTACGGGCCGGTCACCCAACCACCGTGGCGATCGGACTTGTCGCGCGTGAGATGCCGGACCCGCTCGGTACCGAATTCGGCATCGTGTCCGACGAAATCACGTTCGGCCTCAGCTTGGAACAGGCCGTGCGGAAGCTCTCGCAACGTGTAGGCTTCGAAGGGCTCCATCTGCTTTCGGTTTCCCTCTCCATTCAGGC harbors:
- a CDS encoding type II and III secretion system protein family protein, yielding MQGSWLRMGAAALSCLGALLLTSLAADAADRFIDVSNPSVHRVFLPMSQSVTIQVNANLGDIVVGDEKIADAQPMTDRTLYVIGKGAGTTTVNLFSTDKRSLGVIQIEVGVDVSDMAQAIRQVSPRSRIEIGSINGKVRLGGHVKDGATLEAIMQVAQQYGPDAIINSVTVDDSQQVNLEVRVLEAKRNAGRDLGVSFRSRGSSATIFGTGIAATTPPGADPGTLVTGLLSKTNPFASLITQIIDSNIKVDLIIEALEAKGVVRTLANPNLTTLSGEPASFNAGGQVPIRSVTKDGLIQIEYKQFGVNLQFTPIVLADDKIHISLAPEVSDLTGFTSAGDPIFTNRKLDTVVELRDGQSFAVGGLLSSKTTKLQNQVPWLGQVPVIGTLFRNSSNQKEETELVVIVTPHIVRPVKPGEQLATPFDKTRPANDPEFFVLGQLEVNKDMIRKYETGDGVTGPYGHMLDFKSKDKMLYVKK
- the cpaB gene encoding Flp pilus assembly protein CpaB, with the translated sequence MRANTIIMIVLAGVFGVLAVVLANIWLANQRGAIAQTNEVQRDTVVVAAVALKFGDILSADKLREVAWPAGAVPAGAFKTTEELLTKDLPVGGGTKQALQSIGVNEPVLATKITGPGQRATLSAVLGEGMKAVSIRVNDVLGVAGFVFPGDRVDILLTRTVRDDDGTDKSFVDVLLQSMKVLAVDQVADESKDSPTVVKSVTLEASTKDAQKLTLAAGAGQLSLALRQAAASKGETTERITLSDLTGETPADVAKRQAELDKKAAAEAEAAAERKHAEDKIAGLTQAVERVGSRLDELGKVKPAPAVVSAPETGEVVKEVVKYVQPEPPKQVTVGVFRGVKLETYDVPRQP
- a CDS encoding Flp family type IVb pilin — its product is MKKLMTMTRQFRDDENGAAMVEYTVLLGIITVAVIATVALVGTWVSGKWVTLNSTLTTSSPNPA
- a CDS encoding phosphatase PAP2 family protein, yielding MTQLGANAYSRFDSRRIFHKSRVLVLIVALLMGLGAVDLIWLPFSNVAVAPSFWIDTASIVVPLGVLWASLGAMRYQLRKTPFRYRGIVRELAGRTEALVGNFSVVTLFSVGLLLFSYLASATSRPLMDKYLAAGDAALHFDWVAYVGGLNNHPWIAAALSQAYFSLKIQLLLPTAILAFTGRSGRLLEYAAHFGLAGCLTCLIAMAVPAAGTLYFYHPSPDLLSAFAPGAGSRHLEQLYALRTQQPFLIEHPEGLITFPSFHSALAVIFVYSVRGIRFVALPVFLLDAMLLLATPAEGGHHLVDILAGVLIAAAAIQSVRLIGGAGALRSANSFRAGEFEGSTKC
- a CDS encoding CpaF family protein, yielding MLGRFLKGPAEQPAQQRVSLPAAPTPAIPDLAPHGDEFLALKVDLHRHLIDRFNLTALETASKDEILNEILPIVREFVRGRNVPLNARELDQLTSDTADEMLGLGPIEPLLKDDSIADILINTHKRVFIERRGVIEETSIRFRDEAHLLRVINKIVSAIGRRVDESAPMVDARLEDGSRVNIAVRPISVDGPLVSIRKFSKNPYSLERLMVLNSIRQPMVDLLRIAVQARKSILVSGGTGSGKTTLLNALSSYIPSKERLITIEDAAELQLQQPHVGRLETRPPNVEGKGEVRQRELLKNALRMRPDRIIVGEVRGEEAFDMLQAMNTGHEGSMTTIHANTPRDAISRLEQMVGMAGMPMSNDSIRAQIASAIDIIVQTQRLSDGGRRVTSISELTGMEGNVVQLQEIYHFVRRDVGTDGTIIGEFRATGVRPRFAQEAATLGHQFAKDAFNPQVPL
- a CDS encoding type II secretion system F family protein, which encodes MIPTGQTLLYFIYVLAAASVILAAESFFLSFAGRRTRAGIINRRLRRLGEDSPAEQSLQGLLQERGLTASGDFIFGAVALNRLYTQSGITGNPLAFAAVFLLAGLVLALMLPLLLGFSAIVAVIVFLLVGLVLPLMVLRRARNKRIQKFAAQLPDALDMIVRSLRAGHPTTVAIGLVAREMPDPLGTEFGIVSDEITFGLSLEQAVRKLSQRVGFEGLHLLSVSLSIQAKTGGNLTEILANLSSVLRERRKLRMKIKALSAEGRMSAWIISLFPVVMFGILLLVAPKFYGEVWDSPLILPVFVIFGLWALLGDFIMYRMVNFDF